The following proteins are co-located in the Polyangiaceae bacterium genome:
- a CDS encoding sigma 54-interacting transcriptional regulator translates to MTEFSTRARRPPSLVRYDVARLSVTRGVDVGRSIEVADAPVTIGTGSGNDLMLTDDTVSRQHCEVSVEPGGIRIRDLGSTNGVFVGTMRVRDASMPEPVRFRVGSTELSVSASGAKLEREQVDADGFGFLVGSSPKMRQLYAVLERVAVSDISLLVEGETGTGKDVVAESIHRESSRRDEPFVVFDCGAVARELVESELFGHERGAFTGAHAARAGVFEQAQGGTLFLDEIGELPKDLQPKLLRALEKHEVRRVGGNRVIPVDVRVIAATNRHLQAEVANGAFRQDLFFRLAGAHVRVPPLRERLDDIRPLVALFLVQDLPQLALDDVPDSVWEMFSSHRWPGNVRELRNAVHRLAISIENPVLLSPEMMPGPGAAQTFLLSDGRMKSLQAARREANDAFEIAYCQAALRQGGGSVTQAALVAEVSRQLLQRLLKRHGIRER, encoded by the coding sequence GTGACCGAATTCAGCACGCGCGCGCGGCGCCCGCCCTCCCTCGTTCGCTACGACGTAGCGCGATTGAGTGTGACACGCGGTGTGGACGTTGGTCGCAGCATCGAAGTTGCCGATGCGCCGGTGACGATTGGTACCGGTTCTGGAAACGACCTGATGCTGACCGATGACACCGTGTCTCGGCAGCACTGCGAGGTCAGCGTGGAGCCGGGGGGCATCCGCATTCGCGACCTGGGCTCCACCAACGGCGTGTTCGTGGGCACTATGCGCGTTCGCGACGCCAGCATGCCCGAGCCCGTGCGATTTCGAGTCGGTAGCACCGAGCTCAGCGTCAGCGCGTCGGGCGCCAAGCTCGAGCGAGAGCAGGTCGACGCTGACGGGTTCGGTTTCCTGGTCGGCTCATCGCCCAAGATGCGCCAGCTCTACGCCGTGCTGGAGCGCGTGGCAGTGTCGGATATCTCGCTACTGGTGGAAGGTGAAACGGGCACCGGCAAGGACGTGGTGGCGGAGTCCATCCATCGCGAGAGCAGCCGGCGCGACGAGCCCTTCGTCGTGTTCGACTGCGGCGCCGTCGCGAGGGAACTCGTCGAGAGCGAGCTATTTGGCCACGAGCGTGGTGCCTTCACGGGGGCGCACGCCGCGCGCGCAGGAGTGTTCGAGCAAGCTCAGGGGGGAACGCTGTTTCTCGACGAGATCGGCGAGCTGCCCAAGGATCTGCAGCCGAAGCTTCTGCGTGCGCTCGAGAAGCACGAGGTGCGTCGCGTCGGCGGCAACCGCGTGATCCCCGTGGACGTGCGCGTCATTGCCGCCACCAATCGCCACCTGCAGGCAGAGGTGGCAAACGGCGCCTTCCGTCAGGACTTGTTCTTTCGCCTGGCGGGAGCGCACGTCCGCGTGCCCCCGTTGCGGGAGCGCCTTGACGACATCCGGCCTCTGGTAGCGCTGTTCCTCGTTCAAGATCTGCCGCAGCTAGCGCTGGATGACGTGCCGGACAGCGTTTGGGAGATGTTTTCCTCCCATCGTTGGCCTGGCAACGTGCGCGAGCTACGCAACGCGGTGCATCGCTTGGCGATATCCATCGAAAACCCGGTTCTGCTCTCCCCCGAAATGATGCCAGGACCGGGCGCCGCGCAGACGTTTTTGCTGTCCGATGGTCGTATGAAGTCGCTGCAGGCCGCTCGCCGCGAAGCCAACGACGCCTTCGAGATTGCCTACTGCCAGGCCGCTTTGCGCCAGGGCGGCGGCAGCGTCACGCAAGCGGCTCTGGTGGCGGAGGTGTCGCGCCAGCTACTGCAGCGCTTGCTCAAGCGCCATGGGATTCGCGAACGCTGA
- a CDS encoding BadF/BadG/BcrA/BcrD ATPase family protein: MKVVVGIDLGSTTTKAVLVDEDGQVVGRGITNSRSNYEVACAVARQEALTAARFTLLERELEKLGASQAARTPEIHEAFRLEMYLAELTKLETRVAAALKSLTYVGTRGSLGPASEEVLATMRSEAPELFQVGVARKSDFFRDLAGAAFVAAAERVAVEREVPYERLVGLFDRAVLDVETELSVLSFADLLSRAARRVLGAETSQAQSALLGTVDDVASRPIEELSFVGTGYGRQTLPFPKEAVRSEILCHGRGAHRVFPGTRTVLDIGGQDTKAIQVDAHGVVTSFQMNDRCAAGCGRYLGYIADELNLGLHELGPLALGAKRMVKVNSTCTVFAGAELRERLSLGERREDILAGLHRAIMLRAMSLLARSGGVENELTFTGGVCKNGMATKVLRELVDQNYGSSITLNAHPDSIYMGALGAALFGLDDVRAGKARILPTFAQDAAAPAA, from the coding sequence ATGAAAGTCGTAGTCGGTATCGATTTGGGCTCGACGACCACCAAGGCCGTTCTCGTCGACGAGGACGGGCAGGTCGTGGGCCGAGGGATCACCAACAGTCGCAGCAACTACGAGGTTGCCTGTGCGGTAGCTCGTCAGGAAGCGTTGACCGCCGCACGCTTCACGCTGCTGGAGCGAGAGCTGGAGAAGCTCGGAGCAAGCCAAGCCGCGCGCACCCCGGAGATCCACGAGGCGTTTCGACTCGAAATGTACCTCGCGGAGTTGACCAAGCTGGAAACCCGCGTCGCCGCCGCACTCAAGAGCCTGACCTACGTCGGCACGCGGGGCAGCTTGGGTCCGGCTTCGGAAGAGGTGCTTGCCACGATGCGCAGCGAGGCGCCGGAGCTTTTCCAGGTTGGCGTGGCGCGTAAGAGCGACTTCTTCCGCGACCTAGCGGGCGCTGCCTTCGTCGCTGCAGCGGAGCGCGTCGCGGTAGAGCGCGAGGTGCCCTACGAACGATTGGTGGGCTTGTTCGATCGCGCCGTGCTCGACGTCGAGACGGAGCTCTCGGTGCTTTCCTTTGCGGATCTGCTGTCTCGCGCTGCCCGGCGAGTGCTCGGCGCCGAGACGAGCCAGGCGCAGAGTGCGCTGCTCGGCACGGTCGACGACGTGGCCTCGCGTCCCATCGAAGAGCTCTCCTTCGTGGGTACCGGCTATGGACGTCAGACCTTGCCCTTTCCCAAAGAAGCCGTGCGCAGCGAAATCCTCTGTCACGGCCGCGGCGCTCACCGCGTGTTCCCGGGCACGCGCACCGTGCTCGACATCGGCGGACAGGACACCAAGGCGATCCAGGTCGACGCCCATGGCGTGGTGACGTCGTTCCAGATGAACGACCGCTGCGCCGCAGGGTGTGGACGCTATCTAGGCTACATCGCTGACGAGCTGAACCTGGGCCTGCACGAGCTCGGACCCCTGGCGCTCGGCGCCAAGCGCATGGTCAAGGTCAACTCCACCTGCACCGTGTTCGCGGGGGCGGAGCTGCGCGAACGGCTGTCTTTGGGCGAGCGACGCGAGGACATCCTGGCGGGGCTGCATCGGGCGATCATGCTGCGCGCGATGAGCCTCTTGGCGCGCTCTGGCGGCGTCGAGAACGAGCTCACCTTCACCGGCGGGGTGTGTAAGAACGGGATGGCGACCAAGGTGTTGCGCGAGCTGGTGGATCAAAACTACGGCAGCAGCATCACCCTGAACGCCCACCCGGACTCGATCTACATGGGTGCGCTCGGGGCAGCGCTCTTCGGTCTGGACGACGTGCGTGCCGGCAAAGCGCGCATTCTGCCCACCTTTGCTCAGGATGCGGCCGCGCCGGCGGCTTGA
- a CDS encoding serine/threonine-protein kinase — translation MAVELPPESDLVFSTLGELACGGMGSVDLARTLDDSARLIAVKRLHPHLARDPDTVRMFLDEVWLTGALQHSNVVRLEGWGRDEDGMFLAMEFIDGVPLHRLQRTAARSGEVLAQELVAYVGREVAAGLAAAHTLRAPDGTALGVVHRDITPSNVLVSFAGRVVITDFGVAKATRRASTARTSTGVLKGKVPYMSPEYALGGAATSSADVYSLGVVLFELLTGSRPFSADSDLLLLKAIVEQPAPDVLALNPRCDVELASFVGKMLQKSADSRPASAKRVAEFFDAWLVRHGYDDSRLRGLLVAFTTRHGARQKATLENLIGSDEGAVRGSLLERARRGIPVDAPRKNHGRTRPTPPPTPPLSAKPSRVTRPLPEGGFDETATAADNFDEAPTQALGDDDALTRAREDTRRSKQARGEAKTRALTEPATFAASAAGEETGLGLALTSRPSPRGRLAVVAIGVAAGLLLFGLTIAVAMWPPSSTAHLERLAMPRLPTVTTASAAMPSRIETPSPVASAPPAATPPVLRRVMKPARAAQPAPTPVESPKPKKICTPTSWDYPSCLK, via the coding sequence GTGGCCGTCGAACTTCCGCCCGAATCCGATCTAGTGTTCTCGACCCTGGGCGAATTGGCCTGCGGTGGCATGGGCAGCGTGGACCTCGCGCGCACACTGGACGACAGCGCGCGCCTCATCGCGGTCAAGCGTCTGCACCCGCACTTGGCGAGGGACCCGGACACGGTGCGGATGTTCTTGGACGAAGTCTGGCTGACCGGCGCACTGCAGCACTCGAACGTCGTCCGTCTGGAAGGCTGGGGTCGCGACGAAGACGGCATGTTCCTGGCGATGGAGTTCATCGACGGAGTGCCGCTGCATCGACTGCAGCGCACGGCTGCACGAAGCGGCGAAGTGCTGGCGCAAGAACTCGTCGCCTACGTCGGTCGCGAGGTGGCAGCGGGCCTCGCTGCCGCACACACACTGAGGGCCCCCGACGGCACGGCCCTCGGCGTCGTGCACCGTGACATCACACCCAGCAACGTACTCGTGTCCTTCGCTGGCCGCGTCGTGATCACGGATTTTGGGGTGGCAAAGGCAACACGACGAGCATCGACGGCTCGCACGAGCACGGGCGTGCTGAAGGGCAAGGTTCCCTACATGTCCCCGGAGTATGCCCTGGGTGGCGCGGCGACGTCGAGTGCGGACGTCTACTCTCTCGGCGTGGTGCTGTTCGAGTTGTTGACGGGGTCGCGCCCGTTTTCGGCCGACAGCGACCTGCTGCTGCTCAAGGCGATCGTCGAGCAGCCCGCGCCTGACGTTCTGGCACTCAACCCACGATGCGACGTGGAGCTCGCATCGTTCGTGGGCAAGATGCTGCAGAAGTCGGCAGACTCGAGACCCGCATCCGCGAAGCGGGTAGCGGAGTTCTTCGATGCTTGGCTCGTTCGACATGGCTACGACGACAGTCGTTTGCGCGGTCTGCTCGTGGCCTTCACCACTCGGCACGGCGCTCGGCAGAAGGCAACGTTGGAAAACCTGATTGGCAGCGACGAAGGCGCCGTGCGCGGTTCACTGTTGGAGCGAGCGCGACGTGGCATTCCCGTCGACGCTCCGCGCAAGAACCACGGTCGCACGCGCCCGACTCCACCTCCCACGCCTCCCCTTTCCGCCAAGCCCAGTCGCGTGACCCGTCCGTTGCCTGAAGGCGGCTTTGACGAAACTGCGACGGCGGCCGACAACTTCGACGAGGCACCGACCCAAGCCCTGGGCGACGACGACGCACTGACTCGGGCGCGCGAAGACACGCGGCGTTCCAAGCAAGCACGGGGAGAGGCAAAGACCCGGGCTTTGACGGAGCCTGCAACCTTCGCGGCGTCTGCCGCAGGTGAGGAAACCGGGCTCGGGCTTGCACTCACCTCGCGCCCCAGTCCGCGCGGCCGCCTCGCGGTCGTTGCGATCGGAGTCGCGGCCGGGCTCTTGCTGTTCGGTCTGACGATTGCCGTCGCAATGTGGCCTCCGTCCTCCACTGCGCACTTGGAGCGCCTCGCGATGCCACGCCTTCCTACCGTGACGACCGCGTCCGCAGCCATGCCGTCCCGCATTGAGACGCCATCCCCCGTTGCCAGCGCTCCGCCTGCTGCAACGCCGCCGGTTCTCCGGCGAGTGATGAAGCCCGCTCGAGCAGCGCAGCCGGCGCCCACCCCGGTGGAAAGCCCCAAGCCGAAGAAGATCTGTACGCCGACGAGTTGGGACTATCCTAGTTGTCTGAAATGA
- a CDS encoding molybdopterin cofactor-binding domain-containing protein, which yields MAARDRHGPNPPWGDDFSIVGKPARKIDGLAKATGEAVYADDIALPGMLHAKTLRSPHPHARIKSIRTEKALALPGVRAVITGRDLPGRYGVLPWTPDETALAVDKVRFVGDPIAAVAAVDEDTANDALAAIEVEYEMLPVHFDPAESVKAPPPLIHEDRKSNVSKHVLLEFGDVDAAIEGADLVVDEEYEFHGTAHAPMEPHCAVARMGADGVLTVWSSTQITHYVHRTLAQVLDLPESRVRVVQPCLGGGFGGKSDPFSFELCVAKLSMITGRPVKMLYTREEVFYTHRGRHPMRMRFRTGANRDGKLLGVDAKILIDGGAYSSFGLVTTYYSGQLLAGPYDLGALRFDSTRVFTNKPPCGPKRGHGAVQPRFAFEVQLDELCVRLGVDPIALRRGAALAEHAQTINGQRVTSNGFTQCLDAVERASDWRRRRGKLPFGRGLGVAGSTYISGTNYPVYPNEMPQAGIMLKVDRSGLVTAFSGGNDIGQGSSTVVRMLVAEELGLPLEDVRVVAADTDLCPVDLGAYSSRVTFMVGNATLDACRKLRRQVVQAVAESWEVPEERVHMALGSVTDRKDPSHSMSVKDAFRIAEAKFDTLGATGSYNTPKLGGDYRGGTIGASPAYSYTAHVAEVSVDVETGRIHCERLWVAHDCGRALNPTLVAGQMDGSAYMGAAEVVLEHHYVDSRGLHAGPSLLDYRIPTSLDVPELYSLIVESVDPEGPYGAKEAGEGPLHPSLPAIANAVYDAVGIRMRSLPFTPAKVLAALRAASEAGAQRSAGSSAE from the coding sequence ATGGCCGCGCGCGATCGTCATGGGCCCAATCCGCCTTGGGGCGACGACTTCTCCATCGTCGGCAAACCTGCGCGCAAGATCGACGGTCTGGCCAAGGCCACGGGGGAGGCGGTGTACGCCGACGACATCGCGCTGCCCGGCATGCTCCACGCCAAGACGCTCCGCAGCCCTCACCCGCATGCGCGCATCAAGAGCATCCGCACCGAGAAGGCCCTGGCGCTGCCCGGCGTGCGCGCAGTGATAACCGGTCGAGACCTGCCGGGGCGCTACGGCGTGTTGCCCTGGACCCCAGACGAGACAGCACTGGCGGTCGACAAGGTGCGTTTCGTCGGTGATCCAATCGCGGCAGTGGCAGCCGTCGACGAAGACACGGCCAACGACGCACTGGCAGCCATCGAAGTCGAATACGAGATGCTGCCCGTTCACTTCGACCCCGCCGAGTCCGTGAAGGCGCCACCGCCTCTGATTCACGAAGATCGCAAGAGCAACGTCAGCAAGCACGTGCTCTTGGAGTTCGGTGACGTGGACGCGGCGATCGAAGGTGCCGATCTCGTGGTGGACGAGGAGTACGAGTTCCACGGCACGGCCCACGCCCCGATGGAGCCCCACTGCGCCGTGGCGCGCATGGGGGCCGACGGCGTGCTCACCGTCTGGAGTTCCACCCAGATCACCCACTACGTGCATCGCACCCTGGCGCAGGTGCTGGATCTGCCCGAGTCCCGCGTGCGAGTGGTTCAGCCCTGTCTGGGAGGCGGCTTCGGGGGAAAGAGCGATCCCTTCAGCTTCGAACTCTGCGTGGCCAAGCTGTCCATGATCACGGGTCGACCCGTGAAGATGCTCTACACGCGCGAAGAGGTGTTCTACACCCATCGTGGTCGACACCCGATGCGTATGCGCTTCCGCACCGGTGCCAATCGCGACGGCAAACTGCTTGGCGTCGACGCCAAGATCCTGATCGACGGCGGCGCTTACAGCTCCTTCGGTCTGGTCACCACGTACTATTCGGGCCAGCTCTTGGCGGGGCCTTACGATCTCGGCGCATTGCGCTTCGATTCGACGCGGGTGTTCACCAACAAGCCGCCCTGTGGCCCCAAGCGCGGGCACGGCGCGGTGCAGCCACGCTTCGCCTTCGAGGTGCAACTGGACGAGCTTTGCGTGCGTCTCGGCGTCGATCCCATTGCGCTACGACGGGGGGCTGCGCTCGCTGAACACGCCCAAACCATCAACGGTCAGCGCGTGACCTCCAATGGCTTCACGCAATGCCTCGACGCGGTGGAGCGCGCGAGCGATTGGCGGCGCCGCCGCGGAAAGCTGCCCTTTGGACGCGGCTTGGGCGTGGCCGGGTCCACCTACATCTCGGGTACCAACTATCCCGTGTATCCCAACGAGATGCCCCAGGCCGGCATCATGCTCAAGGTGGATCGCTCCGGACTGGTCACCGCCTTCTCGGGCGGCAACGACATTGGTCAGGGCTCGAGCACCGTGGTGCGCATGCTGGTCGCGGAGGAACTCGGGCTACCCTTGGAGGACGTGCGCGTGGTGGCCGCCGACACGGACTTGTGTCCCGTCGATCTGGGCGCCTACTCCAGCCGCGTGACTTTCATGGTCGGCAACGCAACCCTGGACGCCTGCCGCAAGCTGCGGCGTCAGGTCGTGCAGGCCGTCGCGGAGAGCTGGGAAGTGCCCGAGGAGCGCGTGCACATGGCGCTGGGCAGCGTGACGGATCGAAAGGATCCGTCGCACAGCATGTCGGTCAAGGATGCGTTCCGTATCGCGGAAGCAAAGTTCGATACTCTTGGCGCGACGGGCTCCTACAACACGCCGAAGCTCGGCGGCGATTATCGCGGCGGAACCATCGGTGCTTCGCCGGCTTACTCCTATACCGCGCATGTCGCGGAAGTGAGTGTGGACGTCGAGACAGGTCGAATCCACTGCGAGCGTCTGTGGGTGGCTCACGACTGTGGCAGGGCGTTGAACCCCACCTTGGTTGCCGGGCAGATGGACGGATCTGCCTACATGGGCGCGGCGGAAGTCGTGCTCGAGCATCACTACGTGGATAGCCGCGGGTTGCACGCCGGACCGTCTTTGCTCGACTACCGCATCCCCACCAGCCTGGACGTGCCCGAGCTCTACTCGCTGATCGTCGAGAGCGTCGACCCCGAAGGCCCCTATGGCGCCAAGGAAGCAGGCGAGGGCCCGCTTCACCCGTCGCTGCCAGCGATTGCCAACGCCGTCTACGATGCGGTCGGCATCCGCATGCGCTCTCTGCCCTTCACTCCGGCCAAAGTGCTCGCCGCACTGCGCGCGGCGAGCGAAGCGGGCGCGCAGCGAAGCGCCGGCTCGAGTGCGGAGTGA
- a CDS encoding FAD binding domain-containing protein, which yields MLRLPRFGVAAPTDLPQALALLEERGTAARVIAGGTDLLPNLKHRIETPELLISLAGVRELSGIAEQADGSWLLGATTRLVDLACHEGLRRAAPALAEAAACVASPQIRNMATLGGNILLDTRCRYINQTHFWRQALGYCLKKDGTVCHVVAGGKKCVAAASSDTVPALYTLGATVLLQSSRGTRELGIDALYRNDGIKHTNISTDELLVSVRIPAQATGHRGAYEKLRDRAAIDFPELGVAVRLDVDAQVVKAVDIAVTALQARPRRVTRIDDILLGKSTSGAAFRDAAERAAQRAFEQCHPMPNVPGDSDYRQEMVRVLAKRALLRAAG from the coding sequence ATGCTGCGTCTGCCCCGCTTCGGCGTTGCCGCGCCCACGGATCTGCCGCAAGCGCTGGCCCTGCTCGAGGAGCGTGGCACGGCTGCGCGCGTGATTGCCGGGGGCACGGATCTGCTGCCGAATCTCAAGCACCGCATCGAGACGCCGGAGCTGCTGATCAGCCTGGCCGGTGTTCGCGAGCTATCCGGCATCGCAGAGCAGGCGGATGGCTCGTGGCTCCTCGGTGCCACGACCCGGTTGGTAGACCTCGCGTGCCACGAAGGCCTGCGCCGCGCCGCGCCGGCCCTGGCAGAGGCGGCGGCGTGCGTGGCGAGCCCGCAGATCCGCAACATGGCGACCCTGGGGGGCAACATTCTGCTCGACACCCGCTGCCGCTACATCAACCAGACTCACTTCTGGCGTCAGGCTTTGGGCTACTGCCTCAAAAAGGACGGAACGGTGTGTCACGTAGTTGCGGGCGGCAAGAAGTGCGTAGCCGCCGCGAGCAGCGATACCGTGCCCGCGCTCTATACCCTGGGCGCTACCGTCCTGCTGCAGAGCAGCCGCGGAACGCGCGAGCTTGGCATCGATGCGCTCTACCGCAACGACGGCATCAAGCACACCAACATCAGCACGGATGAGCTCCTCGTATCAGTGCGCATTCCGGCGCAGGCGACGGGTCATCGCGGTGCTTACGAGAAGCTGCGAGATCGCGCCGCCATCGACTTCCCAGAGTTGGGCGTTGCGGTGCGACTCGACGTCGATGCACAGGTCGTCAAGGCAGTGGATATCGCGGTGACGGCGCTACAGGCGCGGCCCCGACGGGTGACGCGAATCGATGACATCTTGTTGGGTAAGTCCACGTCGGGTGCGGCCTTTCGCGATGCGGCTGAGCGCGCGGCGCAGCGCGCCTTCGAGCAATGCCATCCGATGCCCAACGTGCCCGGCGACAGCGACTACCGCCAAGAGATGGTACGTGTGCTGGCAAAGCGCGCGCTGCTGCGCGCGGCGGGCTGA
- a CDS encoding GNAT family N-acetyltransferase has translation MDQNELEAGTLDTDHVEVRTLAPADLDWVVAIDQRYSGRSRSEYFKKKLAEAQNDTGIRISLAAIVDKVPAGFLMGRLYYGEFGLPEPAAIIDSLGVSQAMAGKKIGKALMRQLAMNLRGLGVQHVQTQVDWDQGDLIAFFRQSGFLPAPRLCLELDLSQSR, from the coding sequence ATGGACCAGAACGAGCTAGAAGCAGGAACTCTCGACACGGACCACGTCGAGGTTCGCACCCTCGCACCCGCCGACCTGGACTGGGTCGTGGCCATCGACCAACGCTACTCGGGCCGGTCGCGCAGCGAGTACTTCAAGAAGAAGCTTGCCGAGGCGCAGAACGACACCGGGATCCGCATTTCCTTAGCCGCCATCGTGGACAAGGTGCCGGCTGGATTCCTCATGGGGCGTCTCTACTACGGTGAGTTCGGTCTACCGGAGCCCGCGGCCATCATCGACTCCTTGGGCGTGTCTCAGGCGATGGCGGGCAAGAAGATCGGCAAGGCCCTGATGCGGCAGCTGGCGATGAATCTACGCGGGCTGGGTGTGCAGCACGTGCAGACGCAGGTCGATTGGGATCAGGGCGACCTGATCGCGTTCTTCCGCCAATCCGGCTTTCTGCCGGCACCTCGGCTCTGCTTGGAGCTGGATCTGTCGCAGAGCCGCTAG
- the bcrD gene encoding benzoyl-CoA reductase subunit D, producing MKTHLTAGIDPGASTVKVAIVESRAGQDAKVLTTRVQRIRRRDVHEVVRATFDEACADAKRELAQFDYIASTGDGDAVGFRTGHFYSMTTHARGALLLDNQARAALDIGALHARALRMNEQGRVLSHRMTSQCASGSGQFLENIARYLGVPLDDVGRLSKEAQAPEKVSSICAVLAETDVINMVSRDISAADILKGIHLSIAGRLVQLLRAVGAAGEVVLTGGLSRDVGLVAAINEVVAEEQKKKRRTQHAEVSFVAHEDGILAGALGAALLGAYRHEQLRQKGQPVVQPAAAL from the coding sequence ATGAAGACTCACCTGACAGCAGGGATCGACCCCGGCGCTAGCACCGTGAAGGTCGCGATCGTCGAGAGTCGCGCGGGACAGGACGCCAAGGTGCTGACCACGCGGGTGCAACGCATTCGGCGCCGCGACGTGCACGAGGTCGTGCGGGCGACCTTCGACGAGGCTTGCGCCGACGCGAAGCGGGAGCTGGCGCAGTTCGACTACATCGCCAGCACCGGCGATGGCGACGCCGTCGGCTTCCGCACCGGCCACTTCTACAGCATGACCACGCACGCGCGCGGAGCGCTGCTGCTCGACAACCAGGCGCGTGCAGCTCTGGACATCGGCGCCCTGCACGCCCGGGCGCTACGCATGAACGAGCAGGGGCGCGTGCTCAGCCACCGCATGACCAGCCAGTGCGCCAGCGGCAGTGGTCAGTTCCTGGAGAACATCGCGCGCTATCTGGGCGTGCCCCTGGACGACGTGGGTCGCCTGAGCAAGGAGGCACAGGCTCCGGAGAAGGTTTCGAGCATCTGTGCGGTGCTGGCAGAGACGGACGTGATCAACATGGTCAGCCGCGACATCAGCGCGGCCGACATCCTGAAGGGGATTCACCTGAGTATCGCCGGGCGCCTGGTGCAGCTGCTGCGGGCCGTCGGTGCTGCGGGCGAAGTGGTTCTGACCGGCGGCCTCAGTCGGGACGTGGGACTCGTCGCGGCCATCAACGAGGTCGTGGCCGAGGAGCAGAAGAAGAAGCGCCGGACGCAGCACGCGGAAGTGAGCTTCGTCGCTCACGAGGACGGTATTCTCGCGGGTGCGTTGGGGGCCGCGCTCTTGGGAGCCTACCGTCACGAGCAGTTGCGTCAGAAGGGTCAGCCCGTCGTGCAGCCCGCGGCGGCGCTTTGA
- a CDS encoding nucleotidyltransferase family protein, which translates to MKHVVGVVLAAGKSERAKGPKALFRLDDGTLIERAVRTMRAAGLDDVWVIVGPPHAERLRAHLSGVRFVDNPSPERGMLSSVREVALAARAAGDVTGVVLSLIDHPRVSPVTIRALLDNLSGADVVRPRCRGQRGHPVYLSASALKAVRRAELDQRLSDVLRELPVLRDVEVEDEGVLDDFDTAIELLLSGAVPPEAP; encoded by the coding sequence ATGAAGCACGTGGTCGGTGTCGTGTTGGCCGCTGGAAAGAGCGAGCGCGCCAAGGGCCCCAAAGCGCTGTTCCGCCTGGACGACGGCACGCTGATCGAGCGTGCCGTCCGCACCATGCGGGCAGCGGGGCTCGATGACGTTTGGGTCATCGTGGGGCCGCCGCACGCCGAGCGTCTGCGCGCACACCTGTCCGGCGTGCGCTTCGTGGACAACCCATCGCCCGAGCGCGGCATGCTCAGCTCCGTCCGTGAGGTCGCTTTGGCGGCGCGCGCCGCGGGCGACGTGACCGGTGTCGTGTTGTCGCTCATCGACCATCCTCGCGTCAGTCCGGTCACGATCCGTGCGCTGCTGGACAACCTGTCCGGGGCCGACGTCGTGCGACCGCGCTGCCGCGGTCAACGCGGTCACCCGGTCTATCTCTCTGCCAGCGCGCTCAAGGCCGTGCGCCGAGCCGAGCTCGATCAGCGGCTCTCTGACGTGTTGCGCGAGCTGCCGGTGCTTCGCGACGTGGAGGTGGAGGACGAGGGCGTGCTCGACGATTTCGACACGGCGATCGAGTTGCTGCTCTCCGGCGCCGTACCCCCGGAAGCACCGTAG
- a CDS encoding (2Fe-2S)-binding protein: protein MTEPTHSPRAAEVVPLSLTINGDDVELSVRAHWTLLEVLRYALGLTGTKQGCDKGDCGACTVLLDGQPVLSCLTLAVSVAGRDVTTIEGLAPAHRRAGGEGVDPVQDAFDRTGALQCGFCQPGMILSARSLLNKNLRPSRQEIQSALSGNLCRCTGYAQIFEAVELAAATLRGDAAPQPAWRFAKEQEK, encoded by the coding sequence ATGACCGAGCCCACCCATTCCCCTCGAGCGGCGGAGGTCGTTCCTCTGTCGCTCACGATCAACGGAGACGACGTCGAGCTCTCGGTGCGTGCGCATTGGACGCTGTTGGAAGTGTTGCGCTACGCCTTGGGGCTGACGGGAACCAAGCAGGGCTGCGACAAGGGTGACTGTGGTGCTTGTACCGTGCTGCTGGACGGACAGCCCGTGCTCTCTTGCCTGACCCTGGCGGTCTCCGTCGCGGGGCGCGACGTGACTACCATCGAAGGCTTGGCGCCCGCACATCGACGCGCGGGAGGGGAAGGGGTGGACCCCGTTCAAGACGCTTTCGATCGCACGGGTGCGCTTCAGTGCGGCTTCTGTCAGCCCGGGATGATTCTGAGTGCGCGCTCGCTCTTGAACAAGAACCTGCGCCCGTCGCGGCAGGAGATCCAGTCGGCTTTGAGCGGCAACCTCTGCCGCTGCACTGGCTACGCCCAGATCTTCGAGGCGGTCGAGCTTGCTGCCGCAACCCTGCGTGGCGACGCGGCGCCGCAGCCAGCCTGGCGATTTGCGAAGGAGCAGGAGAAGTAG